A genomic region of Pseudomonas sp. MPC6 contains the following coding sequences:
- a CDS encoding exodeoxyribonuclease III: MKNLRIATFNVNGMRARLPNLLAWLEREQPDIACLQELKSVDSAFPAAELEAAGYGSIWQGQSSWNGVAILARDAQPLESRRGLPGDDSDTHSRYLEAAVHGILVGCLYLPNGNPQPGPKFAYKLAWFERLISYAKDLQSSEHPVVLAGDYNVVPTDLDIYNPRSWLKDALLQPESRECYQRLLDQGWTDSLRHLYPEDRLYTFWDYFRQHWQKNSGLRIDHLLLNPALSPYLQEAGVDAWVRNEPHASDHAPTWIRLGTRKRR; encoded by the coding sequence ATGAAGAATTTGCGAATCGCGACGTTCAACGTCAACGGCATGCGCGCCAGGCTGCCGAACCTGCTGGCCTGGCTGGAGCGAGAACAACCGGACATTGCCTGCCTGCAGGAGCTCAAGTCCGTGGACTCCGCGTTCCCCGCCGCTGAGCTTGAGGCCGCTGGCTACGGCTCGATCTGGCAAGGCCAGTCGTCGTGGAACGGGGTCGCGATTCTGGCGCGGGATGCGCAACCGCTGGAGAGTCGGCGCGGTTTGCCGGGCGATGACAGCGATACCCACAGTCGCTATCTGGAGGCCGCGGTGCACGGCATTCTCGTGGGCTGCCTGTACCTGCCCAACGGCAATCCGCAGCCGGGGCCGAAGTTCGCCTACAAACTGGCGTGGTTCGAACGGCTGATCAGCTATGCCAAGGACCTGCAGAGCAGCGAACACCCGGTGGTGCTGGCGGGTGACTACAACGTGGTGCCGACCGACCTGGACATCTACAACCCGCGATCCTGGCTCAAGGATGCGCTGCTGCAACCGGAAAGCCGCGAGTGTTACCAGCGGTTGCTGGATCAGGGCTGGACCGATTCCCTGCGGCACCTGTATCCGGAGGATCGGCTGTACACCTTCTGGGATTACTTCCGCCAGCACTGGCAGAAAAACTCGGGGTTGCGCATCGATCACCTGTTGCTCAACCCGGCATTGAGCCCCTACTTGCAAGAGGCGGGCGTCGACGCCTGGGTGCGCAACGAACCCCACGCCAGCGACCATGCGCCGACCTGGATTAGACTGGGTACGCGCAAACGGCGCTGA
- a CDS encoding arylamine N-acetyltransferase, translating to MSEPRLTHLALYLQQLGFDAPPAPTLDTLRLLQWRHTGTFAFENLTTLSGEPVLIDLPSVEQKVLFDARGGYCYELNSLYLALLQALGFDARGISGRVVMGQPEGAWTARTHRLSLVTLDGVRYITDVGFGGMVPTAPLRLDCATEQPTPHEPYRIEPHDDGYTLRAKVAGEWKAMYIFDLQRQEDIDYAVGNWYVSTHPESSFRKQLMVARTGEGWRRTLNNGSFAIHRVGSESERRQVADVDELVALLEREFGIRVPQHAGLKSELGRLIEPA from the coding sequence ATGAGCGAGCCACGCCTGACCCACCTGGCGTTGTACCTGCAACAGTTGGGCTTCGACGCCCCTCCGGCACCGACCCTGGACACCCTGCGCCTGTTGCAATGGCGGCATACCGGCACCTTTGCGTTTGAAAACCTCACCACCCTGTCGGGCGAACCCGTGCTCATCGATTTGCCGTCCGTGGAGCAAAAAGTCCTGTTCGACGCTCGCGGCGGTTACTGCTATGAACTCAACAGCCTGTACCTGGCGCTGCTGCAAGCGCTGGGCTTCGACGCACGCGGCATCTCCGGCCGCGTCGTCATGGGCCAGCCCGAAGGCGCGTGGACCGCGCGCACGCACCGCTTGAGCCTGGTGACCCTGGACGGTGTGCGCTACATCACCGACGTCGGCTTCGGCGGCATGGTGCCCACCGCACCGCTGAGACTCGATTGCGCGACCGAACAACCCACCCCCCACGAACCCTATCGCATCGAGCCGCATGACGACGGCTACACCCTGCGCGCCAAGGTCGCCGGGGAGTGGAAGGCGATGTACATCTTCGACCTGCAACGCCAGGAAGACATCGACTACGCCGTCGGCAACTGGTACGTCTCGACCCATCCCGAATCGTCGTTCAGAAAACAGCTGATGGTGGCGCGCACGGGGGAAGGCTGGCGCCGTACGCTGAACAACGGCAGCTTTGCGATTCATCGGGTCGGCAGCGAGAGCGAGCGGCGGCAGGTGGCGGATGTAGACGAACTGGTGGCGCTGCTGGAGCGCGAGTTCGGGATTCGCGTGCCGCAGCATGCAGGGTTGAAGAGCGAGCTTGGGCGGTTGATCGAGCCCGCATAG
- a CDS encoding nucleobase:cation symporter-2 family protein has translation MKTPSVSHQRPEDENLGVGANMAYGLQHVLTMYGGIVAVPLIIGQAAGLSPADIGLLIAASLFAGGLATLLQTLGLPFFGCQLPLVQGVSFSGVATMVAIVSSGGEGGFQSILGAVIAASLIGLLITPVFSRITKFFPPLVTGIVITTIGLTLMPVAARWAMGGNSHAPDFGSMANIGLAAMTLVLVLLLSKIGSATISRLSILLAMVIGTVVAVFLGMADFSSVTQGPMFGFPTPFHFGMPTFHFAAILSMCIVVMVTLVETSADILAVGEIIGTKVDSKRLGNGLRADMLSSMIAPIFGSFTQSAFAQNVGLVAVTGIKSRFVVATGGLFLVILGLLPFMGRVIAAVPTSVLGGAGIVLFGTVAASGIRTLSKVDYRNNVNLIIVATSIGFGMIPIAAPNFYDHFPSWFATIFHSGISSSAIMAIVLNLTFNHLTAGNSDQQSVFAAGTERVLHYQDLAALREGDYFSEGKLHDCDGKEIPVVEAEHGHAEPRAAHAKSSEHV, from the coding sequence ATGAAAACGCCCTCTGTTTCACACCAACGGCCCGAGGATGAAAATCTCGGGGTCGGCGCGAATATGGCTTACGGCCTGCAACATGTTCTGACCATGTACGGCGGTATCGTCGCGGTGCCTTTGATCATCGGCCAGGCGGCCGGGCTCTCGCCGGCGGACATCGGGTTGTTGATTGCTGCTTCATTGTTTGCCGGAGGCCTGGCGACGTTACTGCAAACACTGGGTCTACCGTTTTTCGGTTGCCAGTTGCCGCTGGTGCAGGGCGTGTCGTTCTCTGGCGTCGCGACCATGGTGGCGATTGTCAGCAGTGGCGGGGAGGGTGGCTTCCAGTCGATTCTTGGGGCGGTGATTGCCGCGTCCCTGATCGGTCTGCTGATCACGCCGGTGTTCTCGCGCATCACCAAGTTCTTCCCGCCGCTGGTGACGGGCATCGTCATCACCACCATCGGCCTGACGCTGATGCCGGTGGCCGCGCGCTGGGCCATGGGCGGCAACAGTCACGCGCCGGACTTCGGCAGCATGGCCAATATCGGCCTGGCGGCGATGACGCTGGTGCTGGTCCTGTTGCTGAGCAAGATCGGCAGCGCGACCATCTCCCGCTTGTCGATTCTGCTGGCCATGGTCATCGGTACGGTGGTCGCGGTGTTCCTCGGCATGGCGGACTTCTCGTCGGTGACTCAGGGCCCGATGTTCGGCTTCCCGACCCCGTTCCACTTCGGCATGCCGACGTTCCACTTCGCGGCGATCCTGTCGATGTGCATCGTGGTCATGGTGACCCTGGTGGAAACATCGGCGGACATCCTGGCGGTCGGTGAAATCATCGGCACCAAGGTGGATTCCAAACGCCTGGGCAACGGCCTGCGTGCCGACATGCTGTCGAGCATGATCGCGCCGATCTTCGGCTCCTTCACCCAAAGCGCCTTTGCCCAGAACGTCGGGCTGGTGGCCGTGACCGGGATCAAGAGCCGCTTCGTGGTCGCCACCGGCGGGTTGTTCCTGGTGATCCTTGGCCTGCTGCCGTTCATGGGCCGGGTCATCGCCGCGGTACCGACTTCGGTACTCGGTGGTGCCGGCATCGTGTTGTTCGGCACCGTCGCCGCCAGCGGCATTCGTACGCTGTCCAAGGTCGACTACCGCAACAACGTCAACCTGATCATTGTGGCCACGTCCATCGGCTTCGGCATGATCCCCATCGCCGCGCCGAACTTCTACGACCACTTCCCGAGCTGGTTCGCCACGATCTTCCACTCGGGCATCAGCTCCTCGGCGATCATGGCCATCGTGCTCAACCTGACCTTCAACCACCTGACCGCCGGCAACTCCGACCAGCAATCGGTGTTTGCGGCGGGTACCGAACGGGTCCTGCATTACCAGGACCTGGCGGCCTTGCGCGAAGGGGATTATTTCAGCGAAGGCAAGCTGCACGACTGCGACGGCAAGGAGATTCCGGTGGTCGAGGCAGAGCATGGACATGCCGAGCCGCGGGCGGCGCATGCGAAAAGCAGTGAGCATGTGTGA